In Trachemys scripta elegans isolate TJP31775 chromosome 21, CAS_Tse_1.0, whole genome shotgun sequence, the DNA window GGGTTGGTCCCATGGAAGCTCTGAGTAGAGATGGAGTGAATCTCTTTGCATGGACTGACATCCAGAGACTGTCGCATGTGTGCTTTCTCCCCAATGCCCTCTGTGCcctagattgattgattgattgcccAAAAAGTCATTTGTTCCTCTGAATTAACCACTGGAGAACACTCATTTTCTCTCTGCAGTAGTCGGATGCGCAGTGACGGTTTCGATGAGGAGAGCCAAAGGGCTGACTGGAAGACAAAGAACTTTATGCATGTTCCTGACATGATCGAAGACGACCTTCTCAGGGCTCGGACCTGGAATAAGAAGCTCTACGAATGTGAAGCCAACATGCCAGATAGGTTTGTGGGGTGAATTACTATCCTGGCATGGTTCCTGTAGAAAAAGTATCTGGTACTTTATGGCCCCCACATTTCACAAAAGTTAGTGAAatgatcctcacaacactcctgtgcaATAAGGAAgtagtatcatccccattttacaggtggtaaAGTGAGGTACAGGGAGACTTAAGTAACCTGTCCAGCGTCACACAAAGCCAGGAACTGAGCACAGATCTCCTGAGTTTCAGTCCTGTGCCTTAGTCACAAGAGCATTCTTCCTCTCTGGCACTAAATAAATACAGCCCTAAACCCAAGACTTATTTAGTACTGCTCTCTGTAGAATTTAACCAAATCTACTTATGATATTCAGGTAGCTAATCTCCCAGATATACAGGGAAATACTAGTCAGTGCTTTTGGGAGTGTTTCTAAGAAACAGGAGCTGCATTGTGCCTCCCTGAGCTCCTCCTTTACTGCCATTTTCGCTAATTGTTTCATTCCTCCAggtgtcttttttatttttattagcaccCAGTCCTAATCTGGCCGTTGGCATTCTTGCTGCCTGAAATTCTTGTACAGCTGTAATTCTGTATTTGGATAGGTTTTAGATGTTGAATCTAGTAGTATGTAGATTTTACCACAGTGATAAAGGACCATATACTTGTGTTTTGCATTATAAATGGAGTTTTGTGATCACACAATTGAATACAGATGAAACCCTCTTACTATGGGGAAATGAATAGGGTGAGCAAAGCAAATTGTACACCACgggtgaagtcaatggcaaaacttgcagtgacttcagtgaggctaagATTTCACCCCATGTTCCCTGGGTGTTTATGAGAAGTGTGAATTCCCAAATCATTGGGCTTCTGCCGCACAGGGAGATACAAATTCCCCACCAGAAAAAAGCAAAGTGGTCGTTAGTCTGCTCAGAGTGGTCTAAACAGAACCTAGCAAAGCAAAATGTTAGCACCTTAAACAAGTAAGGAAGATACTAGCCGTTATTGCTCCGGActcttgttttgtatttttcctaAAGCTCTCTCTTTCATTTCACCCTCATTTTGGTTCTGAATATCCTGTGTGGTTTTAACATGTTTCCTGCTGTTCTCTTGCAGATGGGGTCACAGTGGCTATAAAGAGTTATATCCAGAGGAATTTGATACTGACAGGTAAGGGCAAACAGGTCTACTGAAAAGTCCAACATCTTAATTTCTGTCAAGTTACACATTGAAATATTGCACTTGTACCTCTCCAATATAGACTGTAAATTGACCTTTCAAGGCAGAATTGAATTGTTTACCTAGCAGACATGTGGCTTGAAATGCCAGTCCATTAAGTGTTCTCTTACTCAAAACAATTCTGACAATAATGTGAGAGGGCTGGCTTCACTTCATAAGGCATAAATATTCAGTTAAGGCTTGAATGCTGTCCTTACTTTGCCCATATGTGGCACCATTCCTGCGGTGAAGAGCCCTCCCTGTTCTGAGCCCTGAGAGATGATTGTATCGCTTCTAATAACAGGACATCCAGCTTTAACCCTGTGTTAAGAGTGACTGAAATGTTATGCAAATAAGTGTTTGGCTTCTTGGAGTTGGGCAATTTCCTAAAGTGATCCAGCTTCCACTGACTGGCTGTGAGCATGTCTGCACCTAGAAATGCTAGTCAGAATGAGAGCTCCAGTAGCATGAGAGCAATTAAGagtgaaaatgcaaaaaaaaaaatctattgggacacagatttatttattttaaaaactgtacatAGTAGAATTGCCAAATCTAGCACTTATCTGATTCCTGATAGTCACAGATAAGGAGTTCTTAGTAAGTTTTGCAGCATTATGTTATGTTTTCCATGCTCTGGGTTGGTTAAAATGCCTTTGAAATGTCCTCTCATCCCAATTATAAAGTATGGACCCAAACTGTTAAGTGGTGAAGTTAAAATGCAGCCAACTTATCTGACATAGCATCCATATGTCTGTCCTGAAAGGAGCTCAGGGTAGATGGGCTTGATTGATGCTTTGAAACAGGGAATGCTAATTTAGAATCTGCCCAGGCCTCTATTCTTTGTTCCTGTTACAGTGAccagcaagagaaagatgaacaAAACGCTGTCAATGGAAAGAGGAAATCTCACCCAGGAAAACATTCTGTGCCTGAGTCACTCAAACGGAAGAGGCCAAAGAAATCACAGAAGAAGAAGCAGAAAAAGAGATCACATAAAAAgcgaaagaagagaaaaaaggagaAGGTGAAGGCATCACCAGATTCTTCCCAGGAAAGCGAGTGTTCAGAGGAGGGGACTTCGGGCACCAGGAAAGGGAAACACAAACACAAGCACAAGAAGAAGACCAGGAAAAGGCTTGTAAAGGAACCTGCCTCTTCCtctgggcaggaaagtgactcttcCAGTGTGAGCAGCTCTGAGGACAGCGAACctgaggagaaaaaggaaaagtggtctaagaaaaaaaggaggaaatgcCCTGTGTCCGCCTTAGAGAGGCACAATGAGATTCAGAAGAAGCAAAGCAAGAGGAAGAACTGGAAAGTGGCAGCTGATGAGAAGTCGGAGGACAGCTCAGATGAGGACTAACAAGAGGCCGTGAGTCTGGGGCCATGGGTGAAATTGCACGTCAGTGAATGGAGGCTGATGTTTTCTCCCGACATTGCCCTGT includes these proteins:
- the NKAPD1 gene encoding uncharacterized protein NKAPD1 codes for the protein MSRVPLGKVLLRNVIRHTDAHNKIQEESEMWKIRELEKQTQETYRWKQGRMSPNTSSSRMRSDGFDEESQRADWKTKNFMHVPDMIEDDLLRARTWNKKLYECEANMPDRWGHSGYKELYPEEFDTDSDQQEKDEQNAVNGKRKSHPGKHSVPESLKRKRPKKSQKKKQKKRSHKKRKKRKKEKVKASPDSSQESECSEEGTSGTRKGKHKHKHKKKTRKRLVKEPASSSGQESDSSSVSSSEDSEPEEKKEKWSKKKRRKCPVSALERHNEIQKKQSKRKNWKVAADEKSEDSSDED